In Choloepus didactylus isolate mChoDid1 chromosome X, mChoDid1.pri, whole genome shotgun sequence, a genomic segment contains:
- the GABRE gene encoding gamma-aminobutyric acid receptor subunit epsilon: MLAKLLPFLGMSVLFLTRVEGPQAGWKSEASASGDEVSDPQPQLVGRKLLTEETKALAPGHRAASGSEASQILNTMLSKYDPKLRPGIGERPTVVTVAISVNSLGPLSILDMEYTIDIIFYQTWYDERLRYNSSFETLVLKGDGVSQLWTPDTLFRNSKRTQEHMITMPNQMARIHRDGKVLYTIRMTIDAGCSLNMHKFPMDSHSCPLSFSSFSFTEDEMIYKWENFKLEINEKNSWKLFQFEFKGVSNKTEILSTPAGGVMVMTFFFNVSRRFGYVAFQNYVPSSMTTMLSWVSFWIKKESAAARTSLGITSVLTMTTLGTFSRKHFPRVSYMTALDCYIAVCFIFCFCALMEFAVLSFLIYNRTKPHASPKLRYRFRGRGHGRARARARKNQEAFVCNIISSEGNDGEEPTTCSGQWSPSPDSPQSPCTQSELTHHKWFHNHKKYFCMIPDCRGRTWQQGRLCIHVYRLDNYSRILFPVTFFFFNLIYWLICLYL, translated from the exons ATGTTGGCCAAACTTCTGCCCTTCCTGGGCATGTCGGTGCTCTTCCTGACCAG GGTCGAGGGACCCCAGGCTGGATGGAAGAGTGAAGCCTCGGCCAGTGGTGATGAAGTCTCTGACCCCCAGCCCCAGTTAGTTGGAAGGAAGCTCCTTACTGAAGAAACGAAGGCCCTTGCTCCTGGCCACAGAGCTGCCAGTGGGTCAGAAGCCTCTCAGATCCTGAACACTATGCTGAGCAAATATGACCCCAAACTGCGCCCTGGCATTGGTG AGAGGCCCACTGTGGTCACTGTTGCGATCTCGGTCAACAGCCTTGGTCCCCTCTCTATCTTGGACATG GAATACACCATTGATATTATCTTCTACCAGACCTGGTATGACGAACGCCTCCGTTACAATAGCAGCTTTGAGACCCTTGTGCTGAAAGGCGATGGAGTGAGCCAGTTATGGACCCCGGATACCTTATTTAGAAATTCTAAGAGGACCCAAGAGCACATGATTACCATGCCCAACCAGATGGCCCGTATTCACAGGGATGGCAAAGTGTTGTACACAATTAG gATGACCATTGATGCTGGATGTTCACTCAATATGCACAAATTTCCAATGGATTCTCACTCTTGCCCTCTGTCTTTCTCTAGCT TTTCCTTTACTGAGGATGAGATGATCTACAAGTGGGAAAATTTCAAGCTtgaaatcaatgagaaaaattCCTGGAAGCTCTTCCAGTTTGAGTTTAAAGGAGTGAGCAACAAGACTGAAATTCTCTCAACCCCAGCTG GTGGTGTCATGGTCATGACATTTTTCTTCAATGTGAGCAGGCGGTTTGGCTATGTCGCCTTTCAAAATTATGTCCCTTCTTCCATGACCACAATGCTCTCCTGGGTTTCCTTTTGGATCAAGAAAGAGTCTGCTGCAGCCAGGACCTCTTTAG GGATCACCTCTGTACTCACCATGACCACCTTGGGCACCTTTTCCCGTAAGCATTTCCCACGTGTCTCCTACATGACGGCCTTGGACTGCTACATTGCCGTCTGCTTTATCTTCTGCTTCTGTGCTCTGATGGAGTTTGCTGTGCTCAGCTTCCTGATCTACAACCGGACGAAACCCCATGCTTCTCCAAAACTTCGCTAT CGTTTCCGTGGCCGTGGCCATGGCCGTGCCCGTGCCCGTGCCCGTAAGAATCAGGAGGCTTTTGTTTGCAACATCATCAGCTCTGAGGGGAATGATGGAGAGGAACCTACGACTTGCTCAGGCCAGTGGTCCCCCAGCCCAGATAGCCCCCAGAGCCCATGCACCCAATCAGAGCTGACCCACCACAAATGGTTTCATAATCACAAGAAGTACTTCTGCATGATCCCCGACTGCAGGGGCCGTACCTGGCAGCAGGGCCGCCTTTGCATCCACGTCTATCGCCTGGATAACTACTCACGCATTCTGTTCCCTGTGACCTTCTTCTTCTTCAATCTGATCTACTGGCTTATTTGCCTTTACCTCTAG